From Cydia fagiglandana chromosome 6, ilCydFagi1.1, whole genome shotgun sequence, the proteins below share one genomic window:
- the LOC134665502 gene encoding uncharacterized protein LOC134665502, giving the protein MRKRNFYKSWRLVTSTNNKNLGYKLALNKLSDRIDEEISKYRSPKSENRKPKTGSIPFPYSEEEIKKIANTVPKEYDLRVEGLVGPVSDALNEGCESDWAFAATAVVEGALARSNGGTWMKLSEQALVDCSWGYGNKGCKGGSPTKSYEWIMKHGLPLQQEYGQYTNKNGFCKMQNMTKTFKIKGYTNVIPNSVDALKIALINHGPIAVNVNGGYGLMMYDGGILYDESW; this is encoded by the exons GCTAGTAACtagtacaaataataaaaatctgggCTATAAACTAGCACTAAATAAATTATCCGACCGTATTGATGAAGAAATTTCGAAGTACAGAAGTCCGAAAAGTGAAAACCGAAAGCCTAAAACCGGAAGCATACCTTTTCCTTACTCAGaagaagaaataaaaaaaatagcaaaCACTGTTCCTAAGGAGTATGATTTGAGGGTGGAGGGCCTTGTAGGTCCTGTGTCGG ATGCGTTAAATGAAGGATGTGAGTCTGATTGGGCCTTTGCTGCGACGGCTGTCGTGGAAGGTGCCCTGGCTCGGAGCAACGGAGGTACTTGGATGAAACTAAGTGAACAAGCTCTCGTAGACTGCTCCTGggg ATACGGAAATAAAGGTTGTAAGGGCGGAAGTCCTACGAAGTCTTACGAGTGGATAATGAAGCATGGATTACCCTTACAACAGGAATATGGCCAATACACTAacaag AATGGATTTTGTAAGATGCAAAATATGACGAAGACATTCAAAATCAAAGGATACACGAATGTCATCCCTAACAGTGTCGATGCCCTCAAG ATCGCTTTGATCAACCACGGCCCTATAGCTGTGAATGTAAACGGAGGCTACGGCCTAATGATGTATGATGGAGGCATTCTTTACGACGAGTCGTGGTAA